One stretch of Chryseobacterium indologenes DNA includes these proteins:
- a CDS encoding fumarate reductase/succinate dehydrogenase flavoprotein subunit, with the protein MILDSKIPQGPLEQKWAYYKKKAKLVNPANRKKLDVIVVGTGLAGSSIAASLGEMGYNVKAFCFQDSPRRAHSVAAQGGVNAAKNYKNDGDSVYRMFVDTLKGGDFRAREANVYRMAECSLNLIDQAVAQGVPFGREYGGYLNNRSFGGVQVSRTFYARGQTGQQLLLGAYQALMRQVGKGSVQLFSRHEMLDLVTIDGKARGIIVRNLDTGEIERHAAHAVILATGGYGKIYYLSTLAMGCNGSAIWRAHKKGALMASPSWIQVHPTSLPQSGDYQSKLTLMSESLRNDGRIWVPLKQDENRAPNDIPENERDYYLERRYPAFGNLAPRDISSRAAKERIDAGFGIGPLKNAVYLDFSKAIKEQGKDKIKEKYGNLFDMYLKITGYDAYKEPMMISPSAHFSMGGLWVDYELMTTVPGLFALGEANFADHGANRLGANSLLQASVDGYFIAPYTIANYLADEIHTGKISADTPEFEEAENAVKKQIQDLMNIQGTKTVDYFHKTLGKLLYDYCGLARNEEGLKYAIQEIRKLKQEFYKDVRVSGQGNTMNAELEKAGRVADYFEIGELMCYDALTRNESCGAHFREEYQTQDGEAMRNDAEYQFISAWAWTGENGEPELVKEPLTFEEIQPTVRSYK; encoded by the coding sequence ATGATTTTAGATTCAAAAATACCACAAGGTCCATTAGAACAGAAATGGGCATATTATAAAAAGAAAGCAAAGCTTGTCAATCCGGCCAACCGTAAAAAGCTTGATGTGATTGTTGTAGGAACAGGTCTTGCGGGAAGTTCTATCGCTGCCTCTTTGGGAGAGATGGGGTATAATGTAAAAGCATTCTGTTTTCAGGACAGCCCAAGACGGGCACACTCTGTGGCTGCACAAGGTGGAGTAAATGCTGCGAAAAATTATAAAAATGATGGTGACAGTGTGTACAGAATGTTCGTTGATACCTTGAAAGGAGGAGACTTCAGAGCCCGTGAAGCCAACGTTTACCGAATGGCGGAATGTTCTTTAAACCTCATCGATCAGGCCGTAGCACAAGGTGTTCCTTTCGGACGCGAATATGGCGGTTACCTTAATAACCGATCTTTCGGAGGTGTCCAGGTAAGCCGGACTTTTTATGCCAGAGGACAAACCGGACAGCAATTGCTTTTAGGAGCTTATCAGGCTTTAATGAGACAGGTTGGAAAAGGATCTGTACAGCTATTTTCAAGACATGAAATGCTTGATTTGGTGACCATTGATGGTAAAGCAAGAGGAATTATCGTAAGAAACTTAGATACCGGAGAAATTGAAAGACATGCCGCCCATGCTGTAATACTGGCAACCGGAGGCTATGGAAAAATCTATTATCTGTCTACATTAGCGATGGGATGCAATGGTTCTGCCATCTGGAGAGCTCATAAAAAAGGAGCTTTAATGGCTTCTCCTAGCTGGATTCAGGTACACCCTACTTCCCTTCCACAATCCGGAGATTATCAGTCCAAATTAACATTGATGTCTGAATCACTGCGTAATGACGGAAGAATCTGGGTGCCTTTAAAACAGGATGAAAACAGAGCTCCTAATGACATCCCGGAAAATGAAAGAGACTATTATCTGGAAAGAAGATATCCGGCATTCGGGAACTTAGCGCCAAGAGATATTTCATCCCGTGCTGCTAAAGAAAGAATAGATGCTGGGTTCGGAATTGGTCCATTGAAAAATGCAGTGTATCTTGATTTCTCTAAAGCGATTAAAGAGCAGGGAAAAGATAAGATCAAAGAGAAATACGGAAACTTATTCGACATGTATCTTAAAATCACCGGATATGATGCTTATAAGGAACCGATGATGATCTCCCCTTCCGCCCACTTCTCCATGGGAGGCCTTTGGGTAGATTATGAGCTGATGACCACCGTTCCTGGATTATTTGCTTTGGGAGAAGCTAATTTTGCGGATCATGGAGCCAACAGATTGGGGGCAAATTCTCTTTTACAGGCTTCTGTAGATGGTTATTTTATTGCTCCGTATACGATTGCGAATTATTTAGCTGATGAAATTCACACCGGTAAAATTTCAGCGGATACTCCTGAGTTTGAAGAAGCTGAAAATGCCGTTAAAAAACAGATTCAGGATCTAATGAATATCCAAGGAACCAAAACTGTTGACTATTTCCATAAAACATTAGGAAAACTCCTTTATGATTATTGCGGATTGGCCAGAAATGAGGAAGGACTGAAATATGCCATCCAGGAAATCAGGAAATTAAAACAAGAGTTCTACAAGGATGTAAGAGTTTCCGGACAAGGTAATACAATGAATGCCGAACTGGAAAAAGCAGGCCGTGTTGCTGATTATTTTGAAATCGGAGAGCTGATGTGCTATGATGCTTTAACCCGCAATGAATCTTGTGGGGCTCACTTCCGGGAGGAATATCAAACTCAGGATGGGGAAGCCATGAGAAATGATGCGGAATATCAATTTATCTCAGCATGGGCATGGACAGGTGAGAATGGCGAACCTGAACTGGTTAAGGAACCATTAACCTTTGAAGAAATACAGCCAACGGTAAGAAGTTACAAATAA
- a CDS encoding succinate dehydrogenase/fumarate reductase iron-sulfur subunit: MDLHLKIWRQKDRKSEGKLVNYDLKGLNSHMSFLEMLDTLNEKLIVEGDEPVEFDHDCREGICGQCGMMINGIAHGPLKNTTTCQLHLRSFKDGETILIEPFRAEAFPVKKDLKVDRSAFDRIISSGGFVSVNTGQAPDATAIPVTHQVAEEAFDSAACIGCGACVATCKNGSAALFTSAKISHMALLPQGKEERSKRVMDMVFQMDSEQFGHCSNTEACEVECPQGISVLNIARMNFEYNRALFFNKKGK, translated from the coding sequence ATGGATTTACACCTTAAGATATGGAGACAGAAAGACAGAAAAAGTGAGGGAAAATTGGTCAACTATGACCTCAAAGGATTAAATTCTCACATGTCTTTCCTTGAAATGCTGGATACTTTAAACGAAAAGCTTATCGTTGAAGGAGATGAACCTGTAGAATTCGATCACGACTGCCGTGAAGGAATCTGCGGACAATGTGGAATGATGATTAACGGTATCGCTCATGGTCCTTTAAAAAATACAACGACCTGCCAGCTTCACCTACGCTCTTTTAAAGATGGTGAAACAATTCTGATAGAACCTTTCCGTGCGGAAGCATTTCCTGTAAAGAAAGATTTAAAGGTAGACCGTTCTGCTTTTGACAGGATTATTTCTTCCGGAGGTTTTGTTTCTGTGAATACGGGCCAGGCTCCTGACGCTACTGCGATTCCGGTAACCCACCAGGTTGCTGAAGAAGCTTTTGATTCTGCAGCCTGTATTGGATGTGGCGCCTGTGTAGCAACCTGTAAAAACGGAAGTGCTGCTTTATTTACTTCTGCCAAAATTTCTCACATGGCATTGCTGCCTCAGGGTAAGGAAGAAAGAAGCAAACGTGTTATGGATATGGTTTTCCAAATGGATTCTGAACAATTCGGGCACTGCTCCAATACAGAAGCCTGTGAAGTGGAATGCCCACAGGGAATCTCCGTTCTGAATATTGCCAGAATGAATTTTGAATACAACAGAGCCTTATTTTTCAATAAAAAAGGTAAATAA
- a CDS encoding cyclase family protein: MKTTIIDLSKPIQYNAGDPWFMRVKIKHKPHRKSHWLIRLALNLPFRLFPKNWTGWADDTIKNMGLHATTHIDAPWHYGPLVEGKPAKTIDQIPLEWCYGDGIVIDCSHKEDFVAITVDDLKRDLDKNGITIKEGNIVLIRTDRDQLMGTSDFVEKGTGMSREATEWLIDQGVKVMGIDQWGWDLPLKFMAKKAKELNDPEYFWEGHRVGIEKEYLHIEQLANLKALPPSGFKVCVFPLKIVGGSAAPARVVAMID; the protein is encoded by the coding sequence ATGAAAACAACCATCATTGATTTATCCAAACCTATTCAGTACAATGCAGGTGACCCATGGTTTATGCGGGTGAAAATTAAACATAAACCTCACCGAAAATCTCATTGGCTGATCCGTCTGGCTCTGAATCTTCCGTTCAGGCTTTTTCCTAAAAACTGGACCGGCTGGGCAGATGATACGATTAAAAACATGGGACTTCATGCCACCACTCATATTGATGCACCATGGCATTATGGTCCATTGGTAGAAGGAAAACCGGCTAAAACAATTGATCAGATTCCATTAGAATGGTGTTATGGAGACGGTATTGTGATAGATTGCAGTCATAAAGAAGATTTTGTAGCCATCACAGTTGATGATTTAAAAAGAGATCTCGATAAAAACGGAATTACCATTAAGGAAGGTAATATTGTTTTAATCAGAACCGATCGGGACCAACTGATGGGAACTTCTGATTTTGTAGAAAAAGGAACCGGAATGAGTCGTGAAGCTACGGAATGGCTGATCGATCAGGGCGTAAAAGTAATGGGAATCGATCAATGGGGTTGGGATCTTCCTCTGAAGTTTATGGCTAAAAAAGCAAAAGAACTCAATGATCCTGAATACTTTTGGGAAGGTCACCGCGTAGGAATAGAGAAAGAATATTTACATATAGAACAGCTTGCCAATCTCAAAGCATTGCCGCCATCAGGTTTCAAAGTCTGTGTATTTCCGTTAAAGATTGTAGGTGGTTCTGCAGCTCCGGCAAGGGTAGTGGCCATGATAGATTAA
- a CDS encoding nucleoid-associated protein: MFSKIIVHRVGNKINGDSLTLSQEELKLEEGMAEMLEDYFLGSFKSEETFHFYSDTYLVNNPVYSAVSEIFEDKSKFMWESENIAKHLFEAAENPRVQSGELFIVLFEDESDRPDKVDKIGIFKTEKRESFLKINPAEETFNIEKDQGIGLSKIDKAALIYNNNKDTGYVLSVVDNNKNGDMYYWFEDFLKVKQRDDEYFHTQEALMVYKDYITKQLPQEFEVSKADQADFLNKSINFFKEKEEFKLDEFANEVLGDEHVIESFVNFKTDYEQDMQVNIAEEFPISEAAVKKTQRHFKSIIKLDKNFHIYIHGDRQKIEMGEDDKGKYYRLYFEKEV, from the coding sequence ATGTTTTCAAAAATCATAGTACACAGAGTCGGAAATAAGATCAACGGAGATTCTCTAACGCTTTCCCAGGAGGAATTGAAGCTGGAGGAAGGAATGGCAGAGATGCTTGAAGATTACTTTTTAGGGTCATTCAAGTCAGAAGAAACTTTTCATTTTTACAGTGACACCTATCTGGTGAATAACCCGGTTTATAGTGCTGTATCTGAAATTTTTGAAGATAAGTCCAAGTTTATGTGGGAATCTGAGAATATTGCCAAGCACCTTTTCGAAGCTGCTGAAAACCCTAGAGTTCAGAGTGGAGAATTATTCATTGTTCTTTTTGAAGATGAGAGTGATCGTCCTGATAAAGTGGATAAGATTGGGATTTTTAAAACGGAGAAAAGAGAATCATTCCTGAAAATTAATCCTGCAGAAGAAACATTCAATATAGAAAAAGACCAGGGAATCGGCTTGTCTAAAATTGATAAAGCTGCTTTAATTTACAACAATAATAAGGATACAGGGTATGTACTTTCTGTAGTTGACAATAACAAAAACGGAGATATGTACTATTGGTTCGAGGATTTCTTAAAGGTAAAACAGCGTGATGATGAGTATTTCCACACTCAGGAAGCTTTGATGGTTTACAAAGATTATATCACGAAACAACTTCCACAGGAATTTGAGGTTTCAAAAGCTGACCAGGCAGATTTCCTGAATAAATCCATCAACTTCTTCAAAGAAAAAGAAGAGTTCAAACTGGATGAATTTGCCAATGAAGTATTGGGAGATGAGCATGTAATTGAAAGTTTTGTAAACTTTAAAACCGATTACGAACAGGATATGCAGGTGAATATTGCTGAAGAATTCCCAATCAGTGAAGCAGCTGTAAAAAAGACTCAGAGACATTTTAAAAGTATTATCAAACTAGATAAAAACTTCCATATTTACATCCATGGAGACCGTCAGAAAATTGAGATGGGAGAGGATGATAAAGGGAAATATTACAGACTGTATTTCGAGAAAGAGGTATAA
- a CDS encoding DUF7674 family protein, producing MNYLQAVQEIKELFPDFETELNETKSPSSYSVIRTFTERIKNMIRQNDSNLLFKSLQKIDKMYLHGDTMLKNAIENTFIYSLDNFTAFCSKEYRQMIFSHISSDLKNSYSRQIYNHGI from the coding sequence ATGAATTATTTACAGGCTGTACAGGAAATCAAAGAACTGTTTCCTGACTTTGAAACAGAATTAAATGAAACGAAAAGTCCCAGCTCATACAGTGTGATCCGGACTTTCACAGAACGTATTAAAAATATGATCCGCCAGAATGACAGTAATCTGCTATTCAAAAGTTTACAAAAGATAGACAAAATGTACCTTCATGGAGATACGATGTTAAAAAACGCCATCGAGAACACTTTTATCTATTCTCTGGACAATTTTACCGCGTTTTGCAGCAAAGAATACCGTCAAATGATCTTCAGCCACATTTCATCTGACCTTAAAAACAGCTATTCGAGACAAATTTATAATCATGGTATATGA
- a CDS encoding DUF7674 family protein, giving the protein MMKVQMQTINQKIAVEYLKFFYPPLRKEIIQLSIQDNFAGIMQATVNYLKGLLQESKINIIAHHIKLMDGLYRNGNSYVRTMIENIFVRSFESFKKHAKIAHWKLLYQYMPVSFQIIYNEQQKQDQIYFGK; this is encoded by the coding sequence ATGATGAAAGTACAAATGCAAACTATTAATCAAAAAATAGCTGTTGAATACTTAAAATTTTTCTATCCGCCACTTCGCAAAGAGATCATACAATTATCTATTCAGGATAATTTTGCAGGAATCATGCAGGCGACCGTCAATTATCTGAAAGGTCTGCTTCAGGAATCGAAGATCAACATTATTGCCCATCACATTAAACTGATGGACGGACTTTACAGAAATGGAAACTCCTATGTAAGAACAATGATCGAAAACATCTTTGTAAGATCTTTTGAAAGCTTTAAAAAACATGCTAAAATTGCTCATTGGAAACTTCTTTATCAGTATATGCCTGTAAGTTTCCAGATTATTTACAATGAACAGCAGAAGCAGGATCAGATTTACTTTGGAAAATAA
- a CDS encoding thioredoxin family protein, translated as MKYSKIIVVIALLLFQLGAAQEKADVVLKKASIEAKESKKNVLLVFHASWCKWCKMMEKNMNLPETQSIFGNRFVTAYVDVQERGEKKSLENPGGQELMNKYKGENAGLPFWLILSPKGEVLADSFNAKGENLGSPSTPEEVATFIAKLEKSSKLSKEEISSIEKVFTKK; from the coding sequence ATGAAATATTCAAAAATTATTGTGGTTATTGCTCTATTGCTGTTTCAGCTGGGAGCAGCACAGGAAAAGGCTGATGTTGTATTAAAGAAAGCTTCTATTGAGGCTAAGGAAAGTAAGAAAAATGTTTTATTGGTATTTCACGCTTCGTGGTGCAAATGGTGTAAGATGATGGAAAAAAACATGAACCTTCCGGAAACACAATCCATATTCGGGAATAGATTTGTTACCGCTTATGTAGATGTTCAGGAAAGAGGAGAAAAGAAATCTCTTGAAAATCCTGGTGGACAGGAATTGATGAATAAATACAAAGGAGAAAATGCAGGACTTCCGTTTTGGCTGATCTTAAGCCCAAAAGGTGAGGTTTTGGCAGACTCATTTAATGCCAAAGGAGAAAATTTGGGATCACCTTCCACTCCAGAAGAAGTAGCCACTTTTATTGCCAAGCTTGAGAAAAGCTCAAAACTGAGTAAAGAAGAGATTTCAAGTATTGAAAAGGTATTTACCAAGAAGTAA
- a CDS encoding AraC family transcriptional regulator, with protein MIEVKKYSNESGHPEPRRVIKYTLFWCSKGTAEILIDENIFMLKSGQTITITSGQFHQLISVQGELTALEFTLDFFCKSDSDIELIFHNGLFCHFGMNEMITVQHPSFFTDTLNLIEKEIQEKPYQYLISTHSLVELLLVEINRSKIANGDEIWKPDALFLKFLESVRNHFSDNHPVSYHADALATTEAKLNEVSKLHTNKTAQNVIYSLTISEAKRLLLYEKLSVKEIAYQLGFNDPFYFSNFFKKHTSLSPKDYQKSVKN; from the coding sequence ATGATTGAAGTAAAAAAATATTCTAACGAGTCAGGGCATCCCGAACCCAGAAGGGTAATAAAATATACTTTGTTCTGGTGCAGCAAAGGAACTGCTGAAATTCTCATTGACGAAAATATTTTTATGCTGAAAAGCGGCCAAACCATTACGATTACTTCGGGACAGTTTCATCAGCTGATCTCTGTGCAAGGAGAACTTACTGCCCTTGAATTCACTCTTGATTTTTTCTGCAAAAGCGACAGTGATATTGAATTGATTTTTCACAACGGATTATTCTGTCATTTTGGAATGAATGAAATGATTACTGTTCAGCACCCTTCATTTTTTACAGATACCCTCAATCTTATTGAAAAGGAAATACAAGAAAAACCTTATCAATACCTGATTTCCACCCACTCTCTGGTAGAATTATTATTGGTGGAAATTAACCGCAGTAAAATTGCCAATGGTGATGAAATATGGAAACCGGACGCCCTGTTTTTAAAGTTTCTGGAAAGTGTCCGAAATCATTTTTCAGATAATCATCCCGTATCCTATCATGCTGATGCTTTGGCAACCACTGAAGCTAAGTTGAATGAGGTTTCTAAGCTGCACACCAATAAAACGGCTCAAAACGTCATCTACAGTCTTACAATTTCCGAAGCCAAAAGATTATTACTGTATGAAAAACTGAGTGTTAAGGAAATTGCTTATCAGCTTGGTTTCAATGATCCTTTTTATTTTTCAAATTTCTTTAAAAAGCATACTTCTCTTTCACCTAAAGACTATCAAAAATCTGTGAAGAATTAG
- a CDS encoding DoxX family membrane protein, translated as MKTRQDIAVFLLRIALAAGFLSAVASRLNLWGIHSSGWKNFVQYTAEVNSFLPSYWIPTLAILSTIAELTIGILLLVGFQIRKTAMSASVLTLVFAIAMSISFGCKEALDYSVFVFSAGAFLLSTFPHYPWSLEHISH; from the coding sequence ATGAAAACAAGACAGGACATCGCCGTTTTTTTATTAAGAATAGCATTGGCAGCGGGATTTTTATCAGCAGTAGCAAGCCGGCTGAATCTTTGGGGAATACATTCTTCTGGGTGGAAAAATTTTGTTCAGTATACTGCTGAAGTGAATTCATTTTTACCATCTTACTGGATTCCAACTCTTGCTATATTATCTACTATTGCAGAATTAACTATTGGCATTTTACTTTTGGTAGGATTTCAGATCCGTAAAACAGCTATGTCAGCATCTGTTCTGACTTTAGTTTTTGCTATAGCGATGAGTATTTCTTTTGGCTGTAAGGAAGCTTTGGATTATTCTGTCTTCGTATTCAGTGCTGGAGCATTTTTACTAAGTACTTTTCCCCATTATCCATGGTCTTTAGAACACATTTCACATTAA
- a CDS encoding dimethylsulfonioproprionate lyase family protein yields the protein MSTSINDYIVKTEQKEWQPLIEKGIHYKGIFVKSLKFDPEQNRSTTILLKFEPGASYPYHNHPAGEELFILEGDAFIAGGNLEKGDYLYTPPNFKHSVTSENGCIVLFIVPEEVEIL from the coding sequence ATGAGCACTAGCATCAACGATTACATCGTGAAAACAGAACAAAAAGAGTGGCAGCCTTTAATTGAAAAAGGTATTCACTACAAAGGTATTTTTGTAAAATCTTTAAAATTTGATCCTGAACAAAACCGATCTACCACGATTCTTTTAAAATTTGAACCGGGAGCAAGCTATCCTTATCACAATCATCCTGCCGGCGAGGAACTTTTTATCCTGGAAGGTGATGCTTTCATCGCCGGTGGAAACCTGGAAAAAGGAGATTATTTGTATACTCCGCCTAACTTTAAACATTCCGTTACCTCAGAAAACGGCTGTATTGTTCTGTTTATCGTTCCGGAAGAGGTTGAAATCCTCTAA